The following coding sequences lie in one Hippopotamus amphibius kiboko isolate mHipAmp2 chromosome 7, mHipAmp2.hap2, whole genome shotgun sequence genomic window:
- the CYRIA gene encoding CYFIP-related Rac1 interactor A: protein MGNLLKVLTREIENYPHFFLDFENAQPTEGEREIWNQISAVLQDSESILADLQAYKGAGPEIRDAIQNPNDIQLQEKAWNAVCPLVVRLKRFYEFSIRLEKALQSLLESLTCPPYTPTQHLEREQALAKEFAEILHFTLRFDELKMRNPAIQNDFSYYRRTISRNRINNMHLDIENEVNNEMANRMSLFYAEATPMLKTLSNATMHFVSENKTLPIENTTDCLSTMTSVCKVMLETPEYRSRFTSEETLMFCMRVMVGVIILYDHVHPVGAFCKTSKIDMKGCIKVLKEQAPDSVEGLLNALRFTTKHLNDESTSKQIRAMLQ from the exons ATGGGAAACCTGCTCAAAGTCCTGACCAGGGAAATTGAAAACTATCCACATTTTTTCTTGGATTTTGAAA ATGCCCAGCCcacagaaggagagagggaaatatGGAACCAAATCAGCGCCGTCCTCCAGGACTCCGAGAGCATCCTCGCAGACCTGCAGGCTTACAAGGGCGCGGGGCCAGAGATCCGAGAC GCCattcaaaatcccaatgacattcAGCTTCAAGAAAAAGCTTGGAATGCAGTGTGTCCTTTGGTCGTGAGGCTAAAGAGATTTTATGAGTTTTCTATCAGGCTAG AAAAAGCTCTTCAGAGTTTATTGGAATCTCTGACCTGTCCACCCTACACACCGACCCAACACCTGGAGCGGGAACAGGCCCTGGCAAAGGAGTTTGCGGAAATTCTGCATTTCACACTTCGATTTGATGAGCTGAAG ATGAGGAACCCGGCTATTCAGAATGACTTCAGCTACTACAGAAGAACCATCAGCCGTAATCGCATCAACAACATGCAC CTAGATATTGAGAACGAAGTCAACAATGAGATGGCCAATCGAATGTCTCTCTTCTATGCAGAAGCCACGCCAATGCTGAAAACCCTCAGCAATGCCACCATGCACTTTGTCTCCGAA AACAAAACGCTGCCAATAGAGAATACCACAGACTGCCTCAGTACGATGACGAGCGTTTGTAAAGTCATGCTGGAAACTCC GGAGTACAGGAGTAGGTTTACAAGTGAAGAAACGCTGATGTTCTGCATGAGGGTGATGGTGGGAGTCATCATCCTCTACGACCACGTCCACCCCGTAGGAGCTTTCTGCAAGACGTCCAAGATCGAT ATGAAAGGCTGCATAAAGGTGTTGAAGGAACAGGCCCCAGACAGTGTGGAGGGGCTGCTGAATGCCCTCAG GTTCACTACAAAACACTTGAATGATGAATCGACTTCCAAACAGATTCGAGCAATGCTTCAGTAA